A genomic stretch from Vulpes lagopus strain Blue_001 chromosome 11, ASM1834538v1, whole genome shotgun sequence includes:
- the LOC121501496 gene encoding olfactory receptor 10Q1-like gives MILCGNTAIIWVVCTHSSLRTPMYFFLCNLAFLEICYTTVVVPLMLSNIWGAPKPIPLAGCGAQMFFFVTLGSTDCFLLAIMAYDRYVAICHPLHYTLIMTQKLCAQMVACAVGLALVLSLQLTSLIFTLPFCGHRREINHFLCDVPPVLRLACADIRVHQAVLYVVGILVLTVPFLLICVSYVFIASAILRIRSAEGRRRAFSTCSSHLTVVLLQYRFCAVVYLRPQSTSLVDEDRQFALVYTFVTPPPQPADIHPQKQGCQRCPEKGHQ, from the coding sequence ATGATCCTCTGTGGCAACACAGCCATCATCTGGGTGGTGTGCACGCACAGCTCCCTCCgcacccccatgtacttcttcctctgcaACCTGGCCTTCCTGGAAATCTGCTACACCACGGTGGTGGTGCCTTTGATGCTTTCCAACATTTGGGGGGCCCCGAAGCCCATCCCCCTGGCTGGCTGTGGCGCCCAGATGTTCTTTTTTGTCACCCTCGGCAGCACTGACTGCTTTCTCTTGGCAATCATGGCATACGATCGCTACGTGGCCATCTGCCACCCGCTGCACTACACCCTCATCATGACCCAGAAGCTGTGCGCCCAGATGGTGGCGTGCGCGGTGGGCCTGGCCCTGGTCCTCTCCCTGCAGCTCACGTCCTTAATCTTCACCCTGCCCTTCTGCGGACACCGCCGGGAGATCAACCACTTCCTGTGCGATGTGCCCCCGGTCCTGCGGCTGGCCTGCGCCGACATCCGCGTGCACCAGGCCGTGCTCTACGTGGTGGGCATCCTCGTGCTGACGGTCCCCTTCCTGCTCATCTGTGTGTCCTATGTGTTCATCGCCTCGGCCATCCTGCGCATCCGCTCCGCCGAGGGCCGCCGCCGggccttctccacctgctcctcGCACCTCACCGTGGTCCTGCTGCAGTACCGCTTCTGTGCCGTGGTCTACCTGCGGCCCCAGTCTACCTCCTTGGTGGATGAGGACCGCCAGTTTGCCCTGGTCTACACCTTTGTCACCCCCCCTCCTCAACCCGCTGATATACACCCTCAGAAACAAGGATGTCAAAGGTGCCCTGAAAAAGGCCATCAGTAG
- the LOC121501436 gene encoding olfactory receptor 10W1 — MTWGNRSLLMEFEFLAYPSHPELRVLSFVGVSLVYTLIISGNVLIVVAIQTEARLHTPMYYFLGSLSGIEICYTAVVVPHILANILRPEKTITLLGCATQMIFFIGLGSADCFLLAAMAYDRYVAICHPLQYPLTMTLTLCVRLVMASVVIGLFLSTQLVAFIFSLPFCRARSIEHFFCDVPPVMRLVCANSHVHEQSVLVAATLAIAMPFFLIATSYTFIVAAVLKIHSTAGRHRAFSTCSSHLSVVLLQYGCCAFMYLRPNSSYYPKQDQFISLVYTLGTPLLNPLIYTLRNSEMKGTLGRVLTRNCLSQNN, encoded by the coding sequence ATGACCTGGGGAAATCGCTCACTGTTGATGGAATTTGAGTTCCTGGCCTATCCCTCCCACCCAGAGCTCCGTGTCTTGTCCTTCGTTGGAGTCAGCCTAGTTTATACCTTGATCATCAGTGGGAATGTCCTAATTGTAGTGGCCATCCAGACAGAAGCCCGCCTACACACACCCATGTACTATTTCTTGGGAAGCCTCTCGGGAATAGAAATATGCTACACTGCTGTGGTGGTGCCCCACATCTTGGCCAACATCCTACGGCCAGAGAAGACCATCACCCTCCTGGGCTGTGCCACTCAGATGATCTTCTTCATCGGGCTCGGCAGTGCGGATTGCTTCCTCTTGGCTGCCATGGCCTATGACCGGTATGTTGCTATTTGCCACCCTTTGCAGTACCCTCTCACCATGACTTTAACTCTCTGTGTCCGCTTGGTCATGGCCTCTGTGGTCATTGGCTTGTTCCTGTCCACACAACTGGTGGCTTTCATCTTCTCTCTGCCATTCTGCCGGGCTCGGAGTATCGAGCATTTCTTTTGTGATGTCCCACCAGTGATGCGTCTTGTTTGTGCCAACAGCCACGTCCATGAGCAGTCAGTGCTGGTAGCAGCCACACTGGCCATTGCCATGCCTTTCTTCCTCATTGCCACTTCCTACACCTTCATTGTGGCCGCTGTGCTCAAGATTCACTCAACAGCTGGGCGTCACCGGGCCTTCTCCACCTGCTCTTCCCACCTCTCTGTGGTACTGCTGCAGTATGGCTGTTGCGCCTTCATGTACCTGCGCCCCAACTCCAGCTACTATCCCAAGCAAGATCAGTTCATCTCACTGGTATACACATTGGGAACCCCACTGCTCAACCCACTTATCTATACCCTGAGGAACAGTGAAATGAAGGGGACCTTGGGGAGAGTTCTTACCAGGAATTGCCTCTCCCAGAACAACTAA